In Synechococcus sp. CC9616, the following are encoded in one genomic region:
- a CDS encoding OsmC family protein has protein sequence MGSAVANLLVNSLSDVTSISSSYSGQLRCSSVHSPSGSALETDAPTDNQGKGERFSPTDLIATALNTCVLTIMGIVAERHNWDLKGCAARVEKVMTSEAPRKIALLDVWIELPPHIDSKERKILKKAAENCPVKLSLDGAVPMSFHWS, from the coding sequence ATGGGCTCGGCTGTTGCCAACCTGTTGGTGAATTCCCTCAGCGACGTGACATCAATCAGCAGCAGCTACAGCGGGCAACTGCGCTGTAGCTCGGTTCACTCCCCGTCAGGTTCAGCCCTGGAAACAGATGCCCCAACCGATAACCAAGGAAAGGGTGAGCGCTTCTCACCCACCGACCTAATTGCGACAGCACTAAACACCTGCGTCCTGACGATCATGGGGATCGTTGCCGAACGCCATAACTGGGATCTCAAGGGCTGCGCAGCTCGGGTGGAGAAGGTCATGACCTCAGAGGCCCCGCGCAAAATCGCCCTGCTCGATGTTTGGATTGAGCTGCCTCCTCACATCGATTCCAAGGAACGAAAAATCCTGAAGAAAGCTGCTGAAAACTGCCCGGTCAAATTGAGTCTTGATGGGGCGGTACCGATGAGTTTCCACTGGAGTTGA
- a CDS encoding DUF3303 domain-containing protein: protein MARFMIHWCAPDPTNEKYTQAIVDYIKGGKPMDEFVGFKMLARQIHPHLGGGVLLVEADNLAAVQKHTYPWTKGLGVTATITPGLSDEEYVDLEESMAS from the coding sequence ATGGCTCGCTTCATGATCCATTGGTGCGCTCCCGATCCCACCAACGAGAAATACACCCAGGCGATCGTGGATTACATCAAGGGCGGTAAGCCCATGGATGAGTTCGTGGGCTTCAAAATGCTCGCGCGTCAGATCCACCCTCACCTAGGTGGAGGCGTGCTGCTTGTAGAAGCCGACAATCTGGCCGCAGTACAGAAACACACCTATCCCTGGACCAAAGGACTCGGTGTCACGGCGACAATCACCCCTGGTCTCAGCGATGAGGAGTATGTCGATCTGGAAGAAAGCATGGCCAGCTGA
- a CDS encoding DUF3750 domain-containing protein translates to MIRVELRAAKIPSLVGVVADHYWLLIFHAGEGSQHQGCNRWEVWQHPHQNESSWGHLHKNLLTPYQGVGNGPSRLVQQWIDEEAFPIIEKVESSPQAYPFINKYRYWPGPNSNTFAQWIVKDKIKLGIRAIGKNFPVPDVYDKSSATP, encoded by the coding sequence GTGATCAGAGTCGAGCTTCGTGCAGCAAAGATTCCAAGCCTGGTCGGAGTCGTTGCTGATCATTACTGGCTGTTGATCTTTCATGCAGGCGAAGGCAGTCAGCATCAAGGATGTAATCGATGGGAAGTGTGGCAACACCCTCACCAGAATGAATCGTCTTGGGGACATCTGCACAAGAACCTTCTGACTCCCTATCAAGGTGTTGGCAATGGGCCTTCTCGATTAGTTCAACAATGGATAGATGAAGAGGCTTTCCCGATCATTGAAAAAGTCGAATCATCTCCACAAGCCTATCCATTCATTAATAAATACAGATACTGGCCTGGTCCGAACAGCAATACCTTTGCACAGTGGATAGTAAAAGACAAGATTAAACTTGGGATCAGAGCAATAGGCAAAAACTTTCCAGTTCCTGATGTATATGACAAATCAAGCGCAACCCCTTAA
- a CDS encoding DNA-binding protein — translation MAPRRLTDREKQELVGRYKAGESTAALAEAYSCSPNTVSRTVKALLPAEAYQALKSSRQKSKPSAVEPEPSQEVNVSSDSPPAPIPSPDLDAGGADESDDPGTLALDDAEDFGDEPDEDSDEDDSSSSDFETFQELVPLADVGNLNDNRRLEPLPLTAGLLPTSVYILVDKVVELDAKPLSDFPELGPLDETEQQRQGLCLYSSPRTAKRQCGRSQRVIKVPDTSVFERTSSYLLARGITRLVMEGTLIAIDADE, via the coding sequence ATGGCTCCAAGGCGTCTCACGGATCGCGAGAAGCAGGAGCTGGTTGGCCGTTACAAGGCTGGAGAATCCACTGCGGCACTGGCTGAGGCCTACTCCTGCAGCCCCAACACGGTGAGTCGCACCGTCAAGGCGCTACTCCCCGCAGAGGCCTATCAAGCCCTCAAGTCCAGTCGGCAGAAATCAAAGCCTTCCGCAGTTGAGCCTGAGCCATCGCAAGAGGTCAACGTCTCCTCTGACTCGCCACCAGCTCCCATCCCTTCGCCCGATCTTGATGCCGGAGGCGCGGACGAAAGCGACGATCCAGGCACCCTCGCTCTTGATGACGCTGAAGACTTCGGTGATGAACCGGACGAGGATTCCGACGAGGACGACAGTTCCAGCTCCGATTTCGAGACGTTCCAAGAACTTGTTCCCCTGGCCGATGTTGGCAACCTCAATGACAACCGGCGTCTTGAGCCTCTCCCGTTAACGGCGGGCCTGCTCCCCACCAGCGTTTACATTCTGGTGGACAAGGTGGTGGAACTGGATGCCAAGCCATTGAGCGATTTCCCTGAATTGGGGCCGCTTGATGAAACCGAGCAACAGCGCCAAGGTCTTTGCCTCTACAGCAGTCCTCGCACTGCCAAGCGCCAGTGCGGCCGCAGTCAGCGGGTGATCAAGGTTCCGGATACCAGTGTGTTTGAACGCACCAGTTCGTACCTGCTGGCGCGCGGAATCACCCGTCTGGTGATGGAAGGAACCCTGATCGCGATTGATGCGGACGAATAA